A window of the Myxosarcina sp. GI1 genome harbors these coding sequences:
- a CDS encoding tyrosine-type recombinase/integrase codes for MLQVTAPGSFSAKFKNFPPVKQSSKGEREYLRPSEVQALMKAAKSVGRNRVRDAAMILLMFRHGLRTAELVALKWSRLDLTSGYLEVQRVKHGHHSVHPLRSPELRALRQLKKDYPDTQYVFVSERKAPLSTRSVRHIVARAGKLAGIEGRVHPHQLRHACGYYLATNGQDTRAIQDYLGHRNIQHTVRYTQLNPSRFESFWTD; via the coding sequence ATGCTACAAGTAACTGCTCCAGGTTCTTTTTCGGCAAAGTTTAAAAATTTCCCTCCTGTCAAACAATCCTCGAAAGGAGAAAGGGAATATTTGCGACCATCAGAGGTTCAGGCTTTGATGAAAGCTGCCAAAAGTGTCGGCAGGAATAGAGTCAGAGATGCTGCAATGATTCTGTTGATGTTTCGTCACGGTCTGCGGACGGCAGAATTAGTCGCTCTTAAATGGTCGAGACTAGATCTAACTTCTGGTTATCTAGAGGTTCAAAGAGTTAAACACGGTCATCATAGCGTACATCCCCTTCGTTCTCCTGAGTTAAGAGCTTTGAGACAATTGAAGAAAGATTATCCCGATACACAGTATGTCTTTGTTTCCGAAAGAAAAGCACCTCTGTCTACTCGTTCGGTTCGTCATATTGTTGCCAGGGCAGGAAAATTGGCAGGAATCGAAGGTAGAGTTCATCCCCATCAGTTACGCCATGCCTGTGGTTATTATCTGGCAACTAATGGACAGGATACCAGAGCGATTCAGGATTATTTGGGACATCGAAATATTCAGCATACCGTTCGCTACACCCAGCTAAATCCTTCTAGATTCGAGAGTTTTTGGACTGATTAG